A single region of the Acinetobacter sp. WCHA45 genome encodes:
- a CDS encoding DNA polymerase beta superfamily protein, with protein MNIHQEIEKLFEQRQDIPLFYIESGSRLWGMASPDSDYDVRGFHLPSKDQYFDYKKYRDLIEIMDGDFDFVSYDLDKMFGLLAKSNPTVLEWARAHIVYFNAFPEWQSFRDGLIERIDYSALYHHYLSLAKGGMKVMQTADNFTYKKVFYSIRGLMSAELATQEVMPELLITDLFVQVSEHDPLRHWAEDYLEIKKQQKEKAQLPEVEQAAILNLLEIKIEQLAAKEMQKADRREGLACYLTEYSRHLKQYYY; from the coding sequence ATGAACATTCACCAAGAAATCGAAAAACTATTCGAACAACGCCAAGATATTCCACTATTTTATATTGAAAGTGGGAGTCGTTTATGGGGTATGGCAAGCCCTGACAGTGACTATGATGTGCGCGGTTTTCATCTACCAAGCAAAGACCAATATTTTGATTATAAAAAGTACCGTGATCTGATCGAAATCATGGATGGTGATTTTGACTTTGTCTCTTATGACCTCGATAAAATGTTTGGCTTATTGGCAAAAAGTAACCCAACGGTATTGGAATGGGCCAGAGCACATATTGTTTATTTTAATGCTTTTCCAGAATGGCAAAGCTTTCGCGATGGACTGATTGAGCGAATCGATTATAGTGCGCTATATCATCATTATTTATCACTGGCAAAAGGTGGCATGAAAGTAATGCAAACTGCGGATAATTTTACTTATAAGAAAGTATTTTATTCAATTCGTGGTTTGATGTCGGCAGAGTTAGCAACCCAAGAAGTCATGCCTGAATTATTGATTACCGATTTATTTGTGCAAGTCTCTGAGCATGATCCATTACGTCATTGGGCAGAGGATTATTTAGAAATTAAAAAACAGCAGAAAGAAAAAGCCCAACTTCCTGAAGTGGAACAAGCCGCGATTCTGAATTTATTGGAAATCAAAATTGAGCAATTAGCCGCTAAAGAAATGCAAAAAGCTGATCGTCGAGAGGGCTTAGCGTGTTATTTAACTGAATATAGTCGCCATTTAAAACAATATTATTATTAA
- a CDS encoding NAD(P)H-dependent oxidoreductase — MSNILIINGAKQFAHSNGELNDTLTDFSESHLKTLGHTIQVTRTDSDYDIQAEIEKYLWADVVIYQMPGWWMGAPWTMKKYIDDVFTIGHGSLYASDGRSRSDASKKYGSGGLIQGKKYMLSLTWNAPMEAFTDLDQFFHGVGVDGVYLPFHKANQFLGMESLPTFIVNDVIKMPDVPSYIEAYKAHLDQLFATAH, encoded by the coding sequence ATGAGCAATATTTTAATTATTAATGGTGCTAAACAATTCGCTCACTCGAATGGTGAATTGAATGACACCTTAACTGATTTTTCCGAATCACATTTAAAAACCTTAGGTCATACGATACAAGTAACACGTACCGACAGTGACTATGACATCCAAGCCGAAATTGAAAAATATTTATGGGCAGATGTAGTGATCTATCAGATGCCAGGCTGGTGGATGGGTGCACCATGGACCATGAAAAAATATATTGATGATGTTTTTACGATTGGTCATGGTTCTCTCTATGCAAGCGATGGACGTAGCCGTTCTGATGCTTCTAAAAAGTATGGTTCAGGTGGCTTGATTCAAGGTAAAAAATACATGTTGTCGTTGACATGGAATGCACCAATGGAAGCGTTCACTGATCTTGACCAATTCTTTCACGGCGTGGGCGTTGATGGTGTTTATTTACCTTTCCATAAAGCCAATCAATTCTTGGGTATGGAATCATTACCTACATTTATCGTCAATGATGTAATCAAAATGCCTGATGTCCCAAGCTACATCGAAGCTTATAAAGCACATTTAGATCAGCTTTTTGCGACTGCCCATTAA
- a CDS encoding putative quinol monooxygenase, protein MLTIISEIQTHAGAEHRQAVLDAFQKIIPTVLAEDGCHGYVPLIDHLPAIAMQTQDENSIVMLEKWQSTAHLEAHMQTAHMQQHFEATKAHVADVKIRILNSGI, encoded by the coding sequence ATGTTGACGATTATTTCAGAAATTCAGACACATGCAGGTGCAGAACATCGCCAAGCAGTTTTAGATGCTTTCCAAAAAATCATTCCAACTGTACTGGCAGAGGATGGTTGTCATGGCTATGTCCCATTGATTGATCACCTGCCAGCGATTGCTATGCAGACGCAAGATGAAAATAGCATTGTGATGTTAGAAAAATGGCAAAGTACTGCTCATCTCGAAGCACATATGCAAACTGCGCATATGCAGCAGCATTTTGAAGCAACCAAAGCGCATGTTGCTGATGTGAAAATCCGTATTCTAAACAGTGGGATTTAA
- a CDS encoding DUF4349 domain-containing protein — MSDLAKKLAIILVLSSTIVGCSKKEESAASDASVATESAAPNSETIRANAAKNPEQLVSTQQSALEQNRQLIKSAELKFEVNDVLKTTSTLEQQLLQYNGYIENKQIDYQVSDRSQHDRIDGTVDIYEKITPTVQLMVRIPNDQVTTFLNHLLPLMLNFNTQSYEAKRYELKLLEEKLNTANQSNSASNTVNNQLQQLTDLEVKDRLAYSTIRLEFFQQPKVRKSHDLNIHRIASLDSDPLLTRIAEAFKIGLSYFKGTLIWLIQFWAFYIVIIAIWLIRKAYKTRKQNP, encoded by the coding sequence CAGTAGTACGATTGTCGGCTGTTCGAAAAAAGAAGAAAGTGCTGCAAGCGATGCATCTGTAGCGACAGAAAGTGCGGCGCCCAATAGTGAAACAATTCGAGCAAATGCAGCAAAAAACCCCGAACAGTTAGTAAGCACACAACAAAGTGCTCTCGAACAAAATCGGCAATTAATTAAAAGTGCTGAATTGAAATTTGAAGTGAACGATGTATTAAAAACCACATCTACGCTTGAGCAACAGTTATTGCAATACAATGGCTATATTGAGAATAAGCAAATTGACTATCAAGTGAGTGACCGTTCTCAACATGATCGTATCGATGGAACCGTGGATATTTATGAAAAAATCACGCCGACGGTACAACTGATGGTACGTATTCCAAATGATCAGGTGACAACATTTCTAAATCATTTACTGCCTTTAATGCTGAATTTTAATACACAAAGCTATGAAGCAAAACGTTATGAATTAAAACTGTTAGAAGAGAAACTCAATACAGCAAACCAAAGTAATAGCGCATCCAATACAGTAAATAATCAATTACAACAGCTCACTGATTTAGAAGTGAAAGATCGCCTAGCGTATAGCACCATTCGTTTAGAATTTTTCCAACAGCCAAAAGTGCGTAAGAGTCATGACCTCAATATTCATCGTATTGCATCACTAGACAGCGATCCATTACTCACCCGAATAGCCGAAGCATTCAAAATCGGACTATCATATTTTAAAGGAACGCTCATATGGTTGATCCAATTTTGGGCGTTTTATATCGTGATTATTGCAATTTGGTTGATCCGTAAAGCCTATAAAACACGAAAACAGAACCCATAA
- a CDS encoding FAD-binding oxidoreductase yields the protein MNAPVALTPELLTLLTAIVGENRIKTDADSLENWGRDHTKHFDPNPSVIVFPSSTEQVQEIVKLANRFKVAITPSGGRTGLSAGAVANNGEIVISFDKMNQILEFLPADRMVRVQAGVVTEQLQNYAEQQGMYYPVDFASTGSSQIGGNIGTNAGGIKVIKYGMTRNWVLGLTVVTGKGDILRLNKGMIKNATGYALQHLFIGGEGTLGLVTEAEIKLERQPQNLQVMVLGTPDFEAVMPVLHAFQKEIDLTAFEFFGEVAMQKVLDRGHVQRPFETTCPFYVLLEFEAPYEPIMDKAMQIFEHCMEQGWVIDGVMSQSLEQAQSLWRLREDISESIAPYIPYKNDISVLISHVPAFISEIDAIVSQNYPDFEICWFGHIGDGNLHLNILKPENLTKDEFFAKCQVVNKYVFETVKKYDGSISAEHGVGMTKKPYLEYSRSPEEIEYMKALKLAFDPNGIMNPGKLFDL from the coding sequence ATGAATGCTCCAGTCGCTTTAACACCCGAGTTATTGACCCTCTTAACGGCAATCGTGGGTGAAAACCGTATTAAAACTGATGCCGATAGCTTGGAAAATTGGGGACGAGATCATACTAAGCACTTTGATCCGAACCCATCAGTCATCGTTTTTCCATCAAGCACTGAACAAGTTCAAGAGATTGTAAAACTGGCGAACCGTTTTAAAGTGGCAATCACGCCATCAGGTGGTCGTACAGGTTTATCTGCTGGTGCGGTAGCGAACAATGGCGAGATCGTGATTAGCTTTGACAAGATGAATCAAATCTTGGAATTCTTGCCAGCGGATCGTATGGTTCGTGTCCAAGCAGGCGTGGTGACTGAGCAATTGCAAAATTATGCCGAACAACAAGGCATGTATTACCCAGTTGATTTTGCATCGACAGGTTCTAGTCAAATTGGTGGAAATATCGGAACCAATGCAGGCGGTATTAAAGTCATCAAATACGGCATGACACGTAACTGGGTGCTTGGTTTAACGGTTGTTACGGGTAAAGGTGACATTTTACGTTTAAACAAAGGCATGATTAAAAATGCGACGGGTTATGCGTTGCAGCATTTGTTTATCGGTGGAGAAGGCACATTAGGTTTGGTGACAGAGGCTGAGATTAAACTTGAGCGTCAACCACAAAACCTACAAGTCATGGTATTGGGTACGCCTGACTTTGAAGCGGTGATGCCTGTATTACATGCTTTCCAAAAAGAAATCGACTTAACCGCATTCGAGTTCTTTGGTGAAGTGGCAATGCAAAAAGTGTTGGATCGTGGTCATGTACAACGTCCATTTGAAACAACTTGCCCATTCTATGTATTACTTGAATTTGAAGCGCCGTATGAGCCGATTATGGACAAAGCAATGCAGATTTTTGAGCATTGTATGGAACAGGGTTGGGTGATTGATGGCGTAATGAGTCAAAGCTTAGAACAAGCTCAAAGCTTATGGCGTTTACGTGAAGATATTTCAGAGTCAATTGCGCCGTATATTCCTTATAAGAATGATATTTCAGTGTTAATTTCGCATGTCCCTGCGTTTATCTCAGAAATTGATGCAATCGTTTCACAAAACTATCCAGATTTTGAAATCTGCTGGTTCGGTCATATTGGTGACGGTAACTTGCACTTAAATATTTTAAAACCTGAAAACCTAACTAAAGACGAATTCTTTGCGAAGTGTCAGGTGGTGAATAAATATGTGTTTGAGACTGTGAAAAAATATGATGGTTCGATCTCTGCCGAACATGGTGTGGGGATGACTAAAAAGCCATATTTAGAATATTCTCGTTCGCCTGAAGAAATTGAATATATGAAAGCATTGAAATTGGCATTTGATCCGAATGGGATTATGAACCCAGGAAAATTATTTGATCTTTAA